A single Mus caroli chromosome 15, CAROLI_EIJ_v1.1, whole genome shotgun sequence DNA region contains:
- the LOC110311053 gene encoding small integral membrane protein 29, producing MSNTTVPNAPQANSDSMVGYVLGPFFLITLVGVVVAVVMYVQKKKRVDRLRHHLLPMYSYDPAEELQEAEQELLSDVGDPKVVHGWQSSYQHKRMPLLDIKT from the coding sequence ATGAGTAACACGACAGTGCCCAATGCCCCCCAGGCCAACAGCGACTCTATGGTGGGCTATGTGTTGGGGCCCTTCTTCCTCATCACCCTAGTCGGGGTGGTGGTGGCCGTGGTAATGTATGTGCAGAAGAAAAAGCGGGTGGACCGGCTTCGCCATCACCTGCTTCCCATGTATAGCTATGACCCTGCAGAAGAACTACAGGAAGCTGAGCAGGAGCTGCTATCTGATGTGGGAGACCCCAAGGTGGTTCATGGCTGGCAGAGCAGCTACCAGCACAAGCGGATGCCCCTGCTGGACATCAAGACATGA